A single region of the Brassica rapa cultivar Chiifu-401-42 chromosome A03, CAAS_Brap_v3.01, whole genome shotgun sequence genome encodes:
- the LOC103862283 gene encoding uncharacterized protein LOC103862283 → MIDEYISAEFPDREVDKEGFELVERHMIHGPCGKLRPKSPCMEKGECTKSFPKPSSDQTRIDKYGFVVYRRRAGTGDFVIKGDIEVDNRFVVPHNLSLLKKYQAHINVEWCCRTSAIKYLFKYITKGVDRATVVIHKNEPDTTNEINNFLECRYISACEGSWRLFAFPIHYNQPNVVKLPVHLPGQHVMVFDETSDLSKVVYRENIDKSMLTAFFEACDTYEEARELTYVEFPSRFVYHSNDKVWTPRLQGEAIGRVVYVSPASGDRYFLRMLLNVVKGPRGYDVLYTVGDVVYKKFKEACYARGLLDDDKEWHEAIEEPSSWATGRQLRRLFVLILVYCQVVDPLKLWEHTWMFLAEDILYMKRKEFRFPGLDLQDEQLKQYTLLEVEKHLKEHNQSLADYDELPRPDNSILSEVNNQVLRQELMYDVEKEKETHRVLFSAMNIDQQKVYAAILKSVDERLGQLIFVSGAGGTGKTYLYRTIIARLRSVGKVVIPVATAGIAALLLPGGRTAHSRFKLPLNLDDRSMCEIHKGSSLAALISKADLIIWDEAPMAHRHAFETLDRSFRDLLTHENPEASTQPFGGKTVLLGGDFRQILPVIPHGKRPDTVLASISKSYLWKMARVFTLSINMRLRQEDKDFAKWILQVGDGEADALPSNKPKHEEGNQIIVDKRFLISRSETPHEALAHAAYPNFLQNYRDKDYLKERAVLTPTNNTVHEVNAYLLSKIPSQAREYLSSDSVELEATPDDDWTTHYPSEYLNSLEFPGLPNHRLCLKVGAPVMMLRNLNQDQGLCNGTRMVVTRLGNRVVKARIMTGTDVGEEVLIPRIQLSPTDTMHPFTFNRRQFPIRLCYAMTINKSQGQSLNQVALYLPRPVFTHGQLYVAMSRVTTPNGLKILDETSDMDGEDGVTNIVYKEIFKDVRMTEVRATHLLYTFLYTRV, encoded by the coding sequence ATGATTGATGAATACATCTCAGCTGAGTTTCCCGATAGAGAAGTTGATAAAGAGGGGTTTGAACTGGTAGAGCGGCATATGATTCATGGCCCGTGTGGTAAGTTGCGACCCAAATCGCCATGCATGGAAAAGGGAGAGTGTACTAAGAGTTTTCCTAAACCTTCTTCGGATCAAACAAGAATTGACAAATATGGATTTGTTGTTTATAGAAGGAGAGCTGGTACTGGAGATTTTGTAATCAAGGGTGATATCGAGGTGGATAATCGTTTCGTTGTGCCTCATAATCTTAGTCTGCTGAAAAAATACCAAGCCCACATCAACGTTGAATGGTGTTGCAGAACCAGTGCAATAAAATATCTTTTCAAATACATAACGAAAGGCGTTGATAGAGCAACCGTGGTTATACACAAGAACGAGCCAGACACGACTAATGAGATCAACAATTTTCTGGAGTGTCGGTACATATCAGCCTGCGAAGGTTCATGGAGGTTGTTCGCTTTTCCCATACACTATAATCAGCCCAATGTTGTGAAGCTTCCCGTACATCTACCAGGTCAGCATGTGATGGTGTTTGACGAAACTTCTGACTTATCAAAGGTGGTATACCGAGAAAATATTGATAAGTCAATGTTAACAGCGTTTTTTGAGGCATGCGACACGTATGAAGAAGCTAGGGAGCTGACATATGTTGAATTTCCTTCAAGGTTTGTTTACCATTCTAACGACAAGGTATGGACACCCAGGCTGCAAGGGGAAGCTATTGGGAGAGTCGTGTATGTCAGTCCAGCATCTGGTGATAGATACTTCTTAAGGATGCTGCTAAATGTTGTTAAAGGTCCTAGAGGTTATGACGTGTTATACACGGTAGGAGATGTGGTTTATAAGAAATTCAAAGAAGCGTGCTATGCACGAGGATTGCTTGATGATGATAAAGAGTGGCATGAAGCAATAGAGGAGCCATCTTCATGGGCCACCGGACGGCAGCTGAGAAGGTTGTTTGTGCTTATCTTGGTTTATTGTCAAGTTGTAGACCCACTCAAGCTTTGGGAGCATACTTGGATGTTTCTAGCAGAGGACATACTGTACATGAAACGAAAGGAGTTTCGATTTCCAGGACTCGACTTACAAGATGAGCAGTTAAAGCAGTATACACTGCTCGAGGTTGAAAAACATTTAAAAGAGCATAACCAGTCTCTAGCAGACTATGATGAGTTGCCTCGGCCAGACAATTCAATACTATCAGAGGTAAACAACCAAGTTTTGCGGCAGGAGCTGATGTATGACGTTGAAAAGGAGAAGGAGACGCATAGGGTATTGTTCTCAGCGATGAATATTGATCAGCAGAAAGTATATGCTGCTATTCTGAAGTCAGTAGACGAACGGTTGGGCCAGTTAATTTTTGTCTCAGGTGCAGGAGGAACAGGAAAGACATACCTATACAGAACTATTATCGCAAGGCTTAGGTCAGTTGGAAAAGTAGTTATACCGGTTGCTACAGCTGGCATCGCAGCGTTGCTGCTCCCGGGAGGAAGGACAGCTCACTCTCGGTTCAAACTACCTCTGAATCTAGATGATCGTTCAATGTGTGAAATTCACAAAGGGTCGAGTTTAGCTGCATTGATATCCAAGGCAGATCTAATAATATGGGACGAAGCTCCGATGGCACACCGGCACGCTTTTGAAACCTTGGATCGTTCCTTCAGAGATTTGTTAACGCATGAGAATCCAGAAGCTAGCACACAGCCCTTTGGTGGCAAAACGGTGCTTCTCGGCGGGGATTTCCGACAGATTTTGCCAGTTATTCCACACGGAAAAAGGCCAGACACTGTACTCGCATCCATCAGCAAATCATATCTATGGAAAATGGCCCGAGTATTCACCTTATCCATCAACATGCGGCTGCGGCAAGAAGATAAGGACTTCGCAAAATGGATTCTACAAGTCGGAGATGGGGAAGCTGACGCCTTGCCGTCGAATAAACCAAAACATGAGGAAGGGAATCAGATTATTGTGGACAAAAGGTTCTTGATATCTCGCTCAGAGACACCACACGAAGCTTTGGCGCATGCTGCATATCCTAACTTCCTCCAAAACTACCGGGATAAGGACTACCTAAAAGAGAGGGCTGTGCTGACACCTACCAATAATACCGTACATGAGGTGAACGCTTATCTCCTCTCTAAGATCCCATCACAGGCTAGAGAGTATTTGAGTTCCGATTCAGTGGAGTTAGAAGCTACGCCAGACGATGATTGGACCACCCACTACCCGTCAGAGTACCTCAACTCACTTGAGTTTCCGGGCCTCCCTAACCACAGATTGTGCCTCAAAGTTGGAGCTCCGGTGATGATGCTGCGCAATCTTAATCAGGATCAAGGTCTGTGCAATGGTACAAGAATGGTGGTTACTCGCCTAGGTAACAGGGTTGTTAAAGCGAGAATTATGACTGGGACAGATGTTGGAGAAGAAGTTTTGATCCCTAGGATACAACTTAGTCCCACTGATACCATGCATCCCTTCACCTTTAATCGAAGACAATTCCCGATCAGACTGTGCTACGCCATGACGATCAACAAGAGCCAGGGCCAAAGCCTAAACCAAGTTGCTTTATATCTTCCTCGCCCTGTTTTTACTCATGGTCAGTTATACGTTGCCATGTCTCGAGTAACAACTCCGAATGGGCTTAAGATTTTAGACGAGACTTCCGACATGGACGGTGAAGACGGAGTTACTAATATTGTATACAAAGAAATCTTTAAAGACGTCCGGATGACCGAGGTTAGAGCTACACATTtactttatacatttttatataccCGAGTTTGA
- the LOC103862284 gene encoding F-box protein At2g35280, whose product MEPSKRSLSRLETMPDDMLRLIVSKVGASSSIDYCNTMMTCKSLNFGLNDPLIAKTLDITPLVERPNISYGYGKMMESLLASNNLDAHYVKGMCEYFDFDNPVLGLYHLRIASKGARKEAKYLYGVLLMATGMINKGKKILSKLTDAIGLDSVETSWENVQASLSHLTVEMKDVYVDSLISMEPELNCHPPGVNTVCFKCYPAYLMTEFFEMALGLNPASASA is encoded by the coding sequence ATGGAGCCATCCAAACGTTCCCTCTCACGTCTCGAGACCATGCCTGATGACATGCTGCGGCTCATAGTCTCCAAGGTCGGTGCTTCTTCCTCCATCGACTACTGTAACACAATGATGACATGCAAGAGTCTCAACTTCGGACTGAACGACCCATTGATTGCCAAGACACTCGACATCACCCCTTTGGTGGAACGACCCAATATCTCTTACGGGTATGGGAAGATGATGGAAAGTCTTTTGGCATCCAACAACCTTGATGCTCACTACGTTAAAGGTATGTGCgagtattttgattttgataatCCCGTTTTGGGACTCTATCACCTTCGTATCGCTTCTAAGGGGGCTCGCAAAGAGGCCAAGTACCTTTACGGTGTTCTTCTCATGGCCACGGGTATGATCAACAAGGGGAAGAAGATACTTTCGAAGTTGACTGACGCTATTGGTCTTGACTCCGTTGAGACGAGCTGGGAGAACGTCCAGGCATCATTGAGTCATCTTACCGTGGAAATGAAAGACGTGTACGTGGACTCCCTCATAAGCATGGAACCAGAACTCAATTGCCATCCACCGGGGGTCAACACAGTCTGCTTCAAATGTTACCCCGCCTACCTCATGACAGAGTTTTTCGAGATGGCCTTAGGGCTCAACCCAGCGTCTGCATCTGCTTGA